The Streptococcus mitis genomic sequence CATCACTTATGTTTTTTATAATATTATTTACACCTGCTTGACCTAGATAACTAATATTATTTAGAGTGTTTCCTGATTGAATCTTACTGTTTAAAATATGGGTTGAGTGAGTTGTGATGATAATTTGAAAGGTATCTAGTTGTTGTTTTTTACCTAGTAATGTCGCAATTGCTTTTGAAATATTTTTTATAAATAACTCTTGCATCTGTGGATGCATAAATGACTCTGGTTCTTCAATACAAAGAATATTTACTGAACCATTAATATCTTTCTCACTGTATAGCTCAATATAATCAACAATCTTTGCGATAATTACCATCAAATTTGTATACCCCATACCAAACTGGCTCTCAGGTATGTTGTTATTTCCCTCTTGGTACTCATAAATAATACTATTTGCAAAAATTTTCTCTAAAGTTACATCTGGATGTAAATTCATCTTTAGATTCTTAGTTGATTCAATACTAGACACGGCGCTTTGAAGAATATCCCTTATATTGGCATCAACCATCCCCTTTACTAGATAATTAATACCACCAACTAAACTATTAATCTCTTCAATATCATTATTTTTTATATAAGTTGAAACTATTTTGTTGTAAGCTTGCGAAAGTGTCTTGTCATTTTTAACCGTATTCGCTTCTATTGTATCCACCTTAAACAATGAAGATAGAGAAAACTCTTTAGCTGGCTCCTCTCTTCCTATAGGATAAAAATTTAATACAAAGTAATTACTGCTAAATAAAGCTAAAAATTGTCGATATTGAAGCTCTTTTTTATATAGTTCATCGTACTGTTGACTATCATTAAAATAGCTAGTCTTAATTTTAACCAGATCTTCTAAAAAAGCTACTTCATCCACAACTTCATACTTAACATCGATAGTCACTTCAGAGATCTCTTGATTTTCATGAGTTTCAACTGTCTCTATACCACTTAAAATTAATATATCTTCAAAACTTGAAATCAAATCATTGCCATCATCAATTCCTAATATCAACTGAAATTCTAGTTTAGGAAAATGAGATTTATCAATATTTTTTATCTCTTCTTCAGATTTATTGACAATATTTTCATGATACCAATCTGATAATATTTTTAAATTAAAATCGGTGTGTTTGAAAATACTACGACTACCTGACTTGCTATTTTGTAGTGTATTTAATAATTTGACAATTGTACTTTTACCAGAATTATTTTTACCTACAATTAATGATGAACTTTTTGATATATACTCTTCTGTTATATTTAACTTTTGCATTTCATCTTCATCGCCTGACATTTCTGGCCATTTGCTATGAGCGAAGTTAATTACCTGAACCTCTTCGCCATATTTTCTATAATTTTTTATTGATAAACTTTTTAAATACATAAAAATTCTCTCCTATTTTGGGGTTCTCATACTTAACTCTCTCAACCGTTCCTGCCCTATCTTCAACATCTCTTTCTCTACCTGACTCCACTCCCCAAACAGTAACTCTTGAAGAACATTTGCTGCTGAAGTTTTATCTTCTCCTGAATCATATACACAACTTCTATCTCGTTGATAAATTTGAATTCTTTCAAAGATAGCTAGTTCTTCCAACTGTCGGGTATTATCAACTAGATGATTTACAATGAAATCATGATGTTCTTTTGGAGTTGCGCGTGCTTGATTTGGATTAATAGCGTACAGTTCTTCGTATCGCATAAGAGTGCTCAGATAGGACAATTCAGGCTTTGTAGCAATTAAAGCTAATTGTACTTCATATCCCTTATTTTTCAAGAGTTGTGCTGTTTTCTTTGGAACATCAATCGTTCGTAAAGTTCCCTCTATCAAAAGATTGTATCCCAAATTGCTTAATTCGGCTACTAAAGACTCTACCATTTTCCCTGCAAAATCCTTGGTGTATTCAACGCTATCTTTGCCATATTCTTGCTGAAGTTCTAAATAGTGTGGATGCTGAGAACGAAAACTATCGCCATCTATGATAACAATATTTCCTTGAAATTCTTTCTGTTTAATACGATGAATTGTAGTCTTGCCAGCACCACTTTGCCCTCCAAGCAAAATCGCTACAGGTTGCTTACTGGACTTTTTTCCTCTTGTCAGAGAACGAAGATTCCGTGCTAAAGCATGTTTGAATTCACTATCAGTATAATCTTGGATTTCCATTAAGCTACCATCCGCTTTTCAGATATCTCTAACATACGTTCAATTCCATCCAAATAACCGCTATATCTCTCTATTTCATCAAAAGTTTCTACTAAATAGATATTCGTATGAATCAAATCAGATAGATCATCACTCATTAAAATCCAAGGGTTAGATTCATCATCAATGCTAATTCCCTGACTATCTTGATAACGATAGAGTCGAGATAATAGATTAGCACCTCTTTCTTTCACAATTTCAATTTTTAAAGTCAATTCATAATCTTCAACAGGATTGAGCATTTTATCTTCTCCTACAATATCGACATAAGATACATTAAATTTCTGACAAATGATGTCAATTAATTCCGTAGAGACTGAGCTAGTTCCATTTTCATAACGACTCAGACTATTTCGTGAAATACCTACAATCCGTGCAAAGTCGTGTTGTGTTAAGTCATGTGTTTTACGTAAGGATTTTATGTTCTTTCCAATCATGGCAAACTCCTTTATTTTTCTAAATCCATTATAGCATAAAAAAGAATAATGCACCAAATTTGGTGCGTTATTTCTTGTTTTTCTAGCCTAAACTTTACTTCTAAAAAAAGCCACCTTAAAGAGTAATTCCTTTTTCGGTGGCTTTTCAAAATACTATACATTAAAATACTCTTGTTTAATTTTTGTAAGCAAATTGTTAGCAACAGAAGTTACACCAACATGCATCCGTTCAGGATCAGAATAATCTAGATTACGAGCATAGACTTCTGTAACAGTCTGAGCAATACGCTCATCCAATTTATAATTGGAGGCTTTTAATAGTGCTTGAAATAATTCTGAACTATATAGTTTAATATTATTTTCCAATGATACTACTTCCATTTTTGTAACTCCTCTCCTGTTTTTGATTGATAAACCTTCTTTATTTTAAGATTGGTTGTGAATGTATAATTGTTTAAAAGAATAGGGGTTTCTAAACTCAGCAAGCATTTCTTCTTTTGTAATTTCATTCTGACGAAAACGAGCTAAAGCTTGGGTTGGATTGGATTGGATTTTCATCAGTCTGAACACCATAGATAAAATCAAAATGGTGTTGTAATTCATCTGGATTTTCCCGATTTTGAAAGACAAATTCTGCAAAATCTAAATCTG encodes the following:
- a CDS encoding AAA family ATPase, translating into MYLKSLSIKNYRKYGEEVQVINFAHSKWPEMSGDEDEMQKLNITEEYISKSSSLIVGKNNSGKSTIVKLLNTLQNSKSGSRSIFKHTDFNLKILSDWYHENIVNKSEEEIKNIDKSHFPKLEFQLILGIDDGNDLISSFEDILILSGIETVETHENQEISEVTIDVKYEVVDEVAFLEDLVKIKTSYFNDSQQYDELYKKELQYRQFLALFSSNYFVLNFYPIGREEPAKEFSLSSLFKVDTIEANTVKNDKTLSQAYNKIVSTYIKNNDIEEINSLVGGINYLVKGMVDANIRDILQSAVSSIESTKNLKMNLHPDVTLEKIFANSIIYEYQEGNNNIPESQFGMGYTNLMVIIAKIVDYIELYSEKDINGSVNILCIEEPESFMHPQMQELFIKNISKAIATLLGKKQQLDTFQIIITTHSTHILNSKIQSGNTLNNISYLGQAGVNNIIKNISDDAIVSGVDIDKKAYEYIKKYLRLEVSDIFFADAAILVEGVSEETYLRYEIDKHPILKNHHIKVYRIDGAYAHQFVSLLDLLGIKTVIFTDMDLKRKEKDEDGEKIDILSYNINDLNIQYANSTECLTTNGTLQYFIKKELNDKKAKYDKINPKLIEMLADKDELVIICENISMYSQGKINGYYATSFEEAIVLTNAGNEDENKYKKSLIKALQYVHPNMKYFGDIDETSEIADKSYMYQVKLSDGKSRFSTGIVYLSVTDNDFSLKQPQYIESGLNSLCSYFKE
- the pezT gene encoding type II toxin-antitoxin system toxin PezT, whose translation is MEIQDYTDSEFKHALARNLRSLTRGKKSSKQPVAILLGGQSGAGKTTIHRIKQKEFQGNIVIIDGDSFRSQHPHYLELQQEYGKDSVEYTKDFAGKMVESLVAELSNLGYNLLIEGTLRTIDVPKKTAQLLKNKGYEVQLALIATKPELSYLSTLMRYEELYAINPNQARATPKEHHDFIVNHLVDNTRQLEELAIFERIQIYQRDRSCVYDSGEDKTSAANVLQELLFGEWSQVEKEMLKIGQERLRELSMRTPK
- the pezA gene encoding type II toxin-antitoxin system antitoxin PezA, with protein sequence MIGKNIKSLRKTHDLTQHDFARIVGISRNSLSRYENGTSSVSTELIDIICQKFNVSYVDIVGEDKMLNPVEDYELTLKIEIVKERGANLLSRLYRYQDSQGISIDDESNPWILMSDDLSDLIHTNIYLVETFDEIERYSGYLDGIERMLEISEKRMVA